A genomic region of Capnocytophaga canimorsus contains the following coding sequences:
- the corA gene encoding magnesium/cobalt transporter CorA, translating to MTKKMNLRAGKKRKSNKIKKVGMPPGTLMYMGDKQEKPITIDVLSFNDNLVKLQQINSISEAFSFVSEESVTWINVNGLTDIGQINEMGNFTQLHSLLLEDILDTEHRPKLEILDDNLLIIIKMLYEGKDGQLVVEHLALLLGQNYVISLQEVEGEDVFSVLRKRIQNENNTIRKRKSDYLLYGLLDAIVDNYFLVLDKISEQIQQIEHQILANPQEEMIFQIQNLKKEAIALRKTIHPTRELVSKLEKLEHPLISSETHLFLKDLYEHSIHISETLESYRDMLWGLTDTFMGAMSNKMNNVMRLLTLISTIFIPLTFIAGVYGMNFKYMPELEYQWAYPVVLITMFLIGAMMFLYFKSKKWL from the coding sequence ATGACGAAAAAGATGAACTTACGTGCGGGTAAAAAACGAAAATCTAACAAGATTAAAAAAGTAGGAATGCCTCCTGGAACGTTGATGTATATGGGGGATAAACAAGAAAAACCCATTACTATTGATGTGCTTTCTTTTAACGATAATTTAGTAAAGTTACAGCAAATAAATAGCATTTCGGAGGCTTTTTCTTTTGTGAGTGAAGAAAGTGTAACTTGGATAAATGTTAATGGTTTAACAGATATTGGGCAAATAAATGAAATGGGTAATTTTACTCAACTTCATTCCCTTTTGTTAGAAGATATTTTGGATACTGAACACCGTCCTAAGCTCGAAATACTTGATGATAATCTGCTAATAATCATAAAAATGCTTTACGAGGGCAAAGACGGTCAATTGGTTGTCGAGCATTTGGCTTTGCTCTTAGGGCAAAACTATGTAATTAGCCTTCAAGAAGTGGAAGGGGAGGACGTTTTTTCGGTGCTTAGAAAGCGCATACAAAACGAAAATAATACCATTCGTAAACGTAAATCAGACTATCTGCTTTACGGATTACTTGATGCCATTGTAGATAATTACTTTTTAGTTTTGGATAAAATTAGTGAGCAAATTCAGCAGATTGAACACCAAATTCTTGCTAATCCGCAAGAAGAAATGATTTTTCAAATTCAAAATCTGAAAAAAGAAGCCATTGCTTTGCGCAAAACCATACATCCTACTCGTGAGTTGGTGAGTAAACTTGAAAAACTGGAACATCCGCTAATTAGTTCGGAAACTCATCTTTTTCTAAAAGATTTGTACGAGCATAGCATTCATATTTCTGAAACTTTGGAAAGCTATCGTGATATGCTTTGGGGGCTTACCGATACTTTTATGGGGGCAATGAGCAATAAAATGAATAATGTGATGCGTTTGCTTACGCTCATATCTACCATTTTCATTCCGCTGACTTTCATAGCTGGAGTTTATGGGATGAACTTCAAGTATATGCCCGAGTTGGAGTATCAATGGGCATATCCTGTAGTTTTGATAACAATGTTTTTGATTGGCGCGATGATGTTTTTGTATTTTAAAAGTAAAAAATGGCTATAG
- a CDS encoding SRPBCC family protein, giving the protein MKSLQNTFVVLFILTAIPLVMAFFTKKDYAVKREIVINKPQKEVFDYVKYIRNMDNYGIWTDLDPNMKRSYLGFDGTEGYIAAWESDNERIGKGEHKITKITENESILYEMRFFRPYKTVKPVYIKTQAISENQTQVQWGFSGKLDFPENLRLLFEDFEEDIGDDIALSLQNLKNIMESNKTSDVK; this is encoded by the coding sequence ATGAAAAGTTTACAAAATACATTTGTTGTTTTGTTCATATTAACGGCAATTCCGCTGGTTATGGCTTTTTTCACAAAAAAAGATTATGCGGTTAAACGTGAAATTGTCATCAATAAGCCACAAAAGGAAGTTTTTGATTATGTCAAATACATCCGAAATATGGACAATTACGGAATATGGACGGATTTAGACCCCAATATGAAGCGTTCTTATTTAGGATTTGATGGCACAGAGGGGTATATCGCCGCTTGGGAAAGCGATAATGAAAGAATAGGTAAAGGCGAACATAAAATCACGAAAATTACCGAAAATGAAAGTATTCTCTACGAGATGCGCTTTTTCAGACCTTATAAAACTGTAAAACCTGTTTACATAAAAACTCAAGCCATTTCAGAGAATCAAACTCAGGTGCAATGGGGTTTTAGCGGGAAACTTGATTTTCCTGAAAATTTACGGCTACTTTTTGAAGATTTTGAAGAAGACATTGGCGATGATATTGCACTAAGTTTGCAAAACCTTAAAAACATTATGGAAAGTAATAAAACTTCTGATGTAAAATAA
- a CDS encoding KdsC family phosphatase, with amino-acid sequence MEKKSYKEYLKNITTFVFDVDGVLTNAQVLVTNEGELLRSMNVKDGFAMKLALEKGYNICIITGGNNLGAKKRLEDLGITDIYMQRHRKLDTFLEYQSLKNLKKEEILYMGDDLPDIAPMQVSGMATCPQDAAAEVKAVAHYISHLHGGQGCVRDVITQVLKLQGNWEF; translated from the coding sequence ATGGAAAAGAAAAGCTATAAAGAATATCTTAAAAACATTACCACTTTTGTTTTTGATGTCGATGGTGTACTTACTAACGCTCAAGTTTTGGTAACCAACGAAGGCGAATTGTTACGAAGTATGAATGTAAAAGACGGATTCGCTATGAAATTAGCATTAGAAAAAGGCTATAACATTTGTATCATTACTGGTGGAAATAACTTAGGCGCAAAAAAACGATTGGAAGATTTAGGAATTACAGATATTTATATGCAACGTCATCGTAAATTGGATACTTTTTTAGAATATCAAAGCCTTAAAAATCTTAAAAAAGAAGAAATTTTATATATGGGCGATGATTTACCTGATATTGCTCCGATGCAGGTTTCAGGAATGGCTACTTGTCCGCAAGATGCTGCTGCTGAGGTAAAAGCTGTAGCTCATTATATTTCACATCTGCACGGCGGACAAGGTTGTGTACGCGATGTTATTACTCAAGTGCTTAAGCTACAAGGGAATTGGGAGTTTTAG
- a CDS encoding Rossmann-like and DUF2520 domain-containing protein → MKTTKQITISVIGGGNVAFHLLNALYKKSEIIVKQIYNRSDFSSDFDIFPIEKIHNLTDLKPVDVCFIAVKDEAIAQIAQNIPFSDNLIVHTSGNTEMEILKGKNNIGVFYPLQSFSKSKSVDFKNIPICLEAENKTDLQLLEKIARLLSEKVYFMDSKQRKYLHISAVFANNFTNYMLAVSQQICQQQHIPFEILSPLIEETFQKIKHIAPAQAQTGPARRDDKKTIHEHLQLLNASQGELYKQITNAILDDYGKEKL, encoded by the coding sequence TTGAAAACAACAAAACAAATAACAATCAGTGTCATTGGTGGTGGCAATGTAGCTTTCCACCTTCTCAATGCGTTATACAAAAAAAGTGAAATCATTGTAAAACAGATATATAACCGAAGTGATTTTTCTTCGGATTTTGATATTTTTCCGATAGAAAAAATACATAATCTTACTGATTTAAAACCTGTTGATGTGTGTTTTATTGCGGTAAAAGACGAAGCTATTGCGCAAATAGCTCAAAATATTCCCTTTTCTGATAATTTAATAGTTCATACCTCTGGAAATACGGAAATGGAAATACTAAAAGGCAAAAACAACATAGGAGTCTTTTATCCACTACAATCATTTTCAAAATCGAAATCGGTTGATTTTAAGAATATTCCCATTTGTTTGGAAGCCGAAAATAAAACAGACCTTCAATTGCTGGAAAAAATAGCAAGATTGCTATCGGAAAAGGTGTACTTTATGGATAGTAAACAACGTAAATATTTACACATTTCGGCGGTGTTTGCTAATAATTTCACCAATTATATGCTAGCTGTTAGCCAACAAATCTGTCAGCAACAGCATATTCCGTTTGAAATTTTGTCACCACTGATTGAAGAAACTTTTCAGAAAATAAAACATATCGCTCCTGCTCAGGCACAAACAGGTCCTGCACGACGCGACGATAAAAAAACCATACACGAACATTTACAATTATTAAATGCCTCGCAAGGCGAATTATATAAACAGATAACCAATGCTATTTTAGATGATTATGGAAAAGAAAAGCTATAA
- a CDS encoding helicase HerA-like domain-containing protein, translated as MTTQDKFKQTITTGYACKGDFISLGGAMLNGEVVNDTLVNLPLKTLNRHGLIAGATGTGKTKTLQVIAENLSEKGVPVLLMDLKGDLSGLAQAGEEKSFITERHQKIGIPYKAQHFPVELLTISEQKGVRLRATVSEFGAVLLSRILNLSDVQEGVLAVIFKYCDDHNYPLLDLKDLKKILQYATEEGKSDFEKEYGSIAKTSTSAILRKIVELEHQGAELFFGEKSFDPQDLLRTDNQGKGYVNIIRLTDIQDRPKMFSTFMLSLLAEIYMTFPEEGDLQKPKLVIFIDEAHLIFSEATKTLLNQLENIVKLIRSKGVGLIFCTQNPTDVPDAVLAQLGMKVQHALRAFTAKDRKAIKLTAENYPISEFYNTAETLTALGTGEAFVTVLNEKGIPTPLAATMLRAPMSRMDILSEGEIDKLINHSELVDKYNKVIDRESAYEILNQKIENAQKQDSPIKETTTRKTSTSASGRKSTAQNPILKMVTSATFIRGVFGVLNKMMK; from the coding sequence ATGACAACACAAGACAAATTCAAACAAACCATAACCACAGGATACGCTTGTAAAGGCGATTTCATCTCTCTTGGCGGAGCAATGCTCAATGGCGAAGTCGTAAACGATACCTTGGTTAACCTTCCTTTAAAAACACTTAACAGACACGGACTTATCGCAGGAGCAACCGGAACAGGAAAAACCAAAACCTTACAAGTAATTGCCGAAAATCTTTCTGAAAAAGGAGTCCCTGTGCTCTTGATGGACTTGAAAGGCGATCTTAGCGGACTTGCCCAAGCCGGAGAAGAGAAATCCTTCATTACCGAACGACATCAAAAAATAGGCATCCCTTACAAGGCACAACATTTTCCTGTAGAATTACTTACCATTTCCGAACAAAAAGGAGTACGTCTGCGCGCTACCGTTTCTGAGTTTGGTGCTGTGTTGCTTTCTCGTATTCTGAACCTTTCAGATGTACAAGAAGGAGTTTTGGCTGTAATTTTCAAATATTGTGATGACCACAACTACCCCCTACTCGACTTAAAAGACTTAAAAAAAATACTGCAATACGCCACCGAAGAAGGAAAATCAGATTTTGAAAAAGAATACGGAAGCATCGCCAAGACTTCCACCAGCGCCATTCTTCGGAAAATCGTTGAATTGGAACATCAAGGAGCCGAGTTATTCTTCGGAGAGAAAAGTTTCGACCCTCAAGATTTGTTACGTACCGATAACCAAGGAAAAGGATATGTGAATATCATTCGTCTTACCGATATTCAAGACCGCCCCAAAATGTTTTCTACATTTATGCTAAGTCTTTTGGCGGAAATTTATATGACTTTCCCTGAGGAAGGCGACCTGCAAAAGCCTAAATTGGTTATTTTTATTGATGAAGCCCACTTGATTTTTAGCGAAGCCACCAAAACGCTTTTAAATCAGCTTGAAAATATCGTAAAATTGATTCGTTCTAAAGGAGTGGGGCTTATTTTCTGTACCCAAAACCCCACCGACGTACCCGATGCGGTACTTGCTCAATTGGGTATGAAAGTACAACACGCACTTCGTGCTTTTACCGCTAAAGACCGAAAAGCCATCAAGTTAACCGCCGAAAACTATCCCATTTCGGAATTTTATAATACTGCCGAGACCCTCACCGCATTAGGAACTGGAGAAGCTTTCGTCACGGTACTGAATGAAAAAGGAATTCCTACCCCACTGGCTGCTACAATGTTAAGAGCGCCTATGAGTCGTATGGATATTCTTTCCGAAGGGGAAATAGATAAACTAATAAACCATTCAGAATTGGTGGATAAATACAATAAGGTTATTGATCGTGAAAGTGCTTACGAAATACTGAATCAAAAAATAGAAAATGCTCAAAAACAAGATTCACCTATAAAAGAAACCACTACAAGAAAAACTTCTACTTCCGCTTCTGGACGAAAAAGTACGGCACAAAACCCTATACTGAAAATGGTTACCAGCGCTACCTTTATCCGTGGTGTTTTTGGTGTACTCAATAAAATGATGAAATAA
- a CDS encoding C40 family peptidase, translated as MERKIFITPYGICNQSVVPVRSEPSHTAEMCTQLLFGELLQVIEKQESWSLIRILFDGYEGWVSNKQFLEISDKEYRKALKKRIRYAHNLVTKLPVKQLSGSFLQIPKGADFTHNSLLKVGMRNQKPKNIGIIATAMEYLEVPYLWGGRTPFGIDCSGFVQMVYKLNGIALLRDAWQQASQGELISFIEESAPGDLAFFDNEEGKIIHVGILLGDNRIIHAHGKVRIDRIDHVGIFNTEIRNYSHQLRMMKRIIQTN; from the coding sequence ATGGAAAGAAAGATTTTTATAACTCCTTACGGAATTTGCAACCAAAGTGTAGTGCCAGTACGCTCCGAGCCTTCACACACGGCTGAAATGTGCACCCAGTTGCTTTTTGGAGAATTACTTCAAGTAATTGAAAAACAAGAAAGCTGGAGTCTAATTCGCATTTTATTTGACGGGTATGAAGGTTGGGTAAGTAATAAACAATTTTTAGAAATTTCAGACAAAGAATATCGGAAAGCCCTAAAAAAGAGGATACGCTACGCTCATAATTTGGTCACGAAATTACCTGTAAAACAGCTCTCTGGCAGTTTTTTACAAATTCCTAAGGGGGCTGACTTTACCCATAACTCGCTTTTAAAGGTGGGTATGCGTAATCAAAAACCAAAAAATATAGGAATTATCGCCACCGCTATGGAATACCTGGAAGTACCTTACCTATGGGGAGGAAGAACGCCTTTCGGGATAGACTGTTCAGGCTTTGTGCAAATGGTGTATAAACTCAACGGAATCGCTCTTTTAAGAGATGCTTGGCAACAAGCCTCACAGGGAGAACTCATTAGCTTCATTGAGGAAAGCGCCCCTGGTGATTTGGCTTTTTTTGACAATGAAGAAGGAAAAATCATTCACGTAGGAATTCTCTTGGGCGACAACCGAATTATCCACGCTCACGGCAAGGTGCGTATTGATCGTATTGACCACGTGGGCATATTTAATACTGAAATACGTAATTATTCACATCAATTACGAATGATGAAACGCATCATACAAACCAATTAA
- a CDS encoding N-acetylglucosamine kinase produces MILIVDSGATKADWTALNPDGEKVFFTQTLGLNPEVLTEEIMIERITNNYQLFENRKVVTHVYFYGAGCGTQRMVAFTERVLKSFFTEAVIDVKEDTFAAVYATTNPADKAIVCILGTGANCSYWNGEKLVQAVDSLGYILMDEFSGNFYGKRLIIDYFFNKMPKDLAQNFEKQYDLNSDVIKNHLYKLPNPNSYLATFAKFIVENKNHEYCRNIIRNGMQLFVDHWISQYEARYEVPINFVGSIAFYLQDILKEVLTENNLKIGNVLRKPIDGLVAFHVNKQK; encoded by the coding sequence ATGATACTTATTGTAGATAGTGGTGCCACAAAAGCCGACTGGACAGCCTTAAACCCCGATGGTGAAAAAGTATTTTTCACCCAAACTCTTGGTTTAAATCCGGAAGTGTTAACCGAAGAGATTATGATTGAGCGTATTACTAATAACTATCAATTATTTGAAAATCGGAAAGTGGTTACCCACGTGTATTTTTATGGTGCTGGGTGTGGTACGCAACGTATGGTTGCCTTTACCGAGCGCGTACTTAAATCGTTCTTTACTGAAGCTGTAATCGACGTAAAAGAAGACACTTTCGCAGCGGTTTATGCCACTACAAACCCTGCTGACAAAGCCATCGTTTGTATTTTAGGAACTGGTGCCAATTGCTCATATTGGAATGGTGAAAAATTGGTTCAAGCAGTGGATTCATTAGGCTATATTTTGATGGACGAATTCAGTGGAAATTTCTACGGAAAACGACTCATTATTGATTATTTCTTTAATAAAATGCCAAAAGATTTGGCACAAAATTTTGAGAAACAATATGATTTGAATTCTGACGTTATTAAAAATCATTTGTACAAGTTGCCTAATCCGAACAGCTATTTAGCCACATTTGCTAAATTTATTGTCGAAAATAAAAATCACGAATATTGCAGAAATATCATTAGAAATGGAATGCAGTTATTTGTAGATCATTGGATTTCTCAATACGAAGCCCGATATGAAGTGCCTATCAATTTTGTAGGAAGTATTGCATTTTACTTGCAAGACATTCTAAAAGAAGTACTTACTGAAAACAACCTAAAAATCGGAAACGTACTTCGCAAACCTATTGACGGGCTAGTGGCTTTTCACGTAAATAAACAAAAATAA
- the gap gene encoding type I glyceraldehyde-3-phosphate dehydrogenase, which yields MSTLKIGINGFGRIGRLVFRAVYERPNVEIVGINDLQDVEYIAYLLKYDSVHGTFKGNVEVKDGNLVVDGKVVRITAEKDPANLKWNEVGATVVAECTGIFTTLEKAQAHINAGAKKVVISAPSADAPMFVMGVNHKSVKPTDNIVSNASCTTNCLAPIAKVINDAFGIEEALMTTVHATTATQLTVDGPSKKDWRGGRSALINIIPSSTGAAKAVGKVIPELNGKLTGMAFRVPTADVSVVDLTVRTKKPTSLAEINAAMKKASEGELKGILGYTDELVVSQDFVGCKKTSIYDEKAGIALSDTFFKVVSWYDNEAGYSNKLVDLAEHVASL from the coding sequence ATGTCAACATTAAAAATTGGAATCAACGGATTCGGACGTATTGGGCGTCTTGTGTTTAGAGCGGTTTACGAAAGACCAAATGTAGAAATCGTAGGGATTAACGACCTTCAAGACGTAGAATACATCGCTTATCTTTTAAAATATGATTCAGTTCACGGAACTTTCAAAGGAAACGTAGAAGTAAAAGACGGAAACTTGGTAGTTGACGGAAAAGTGGTTCGTATCACTGCTGAAAAAGACCCAGCAAACTTAAAATGGAATGAAGTTGGAGCTACTGTAGTTGCTGAATGTACAGGTATCTTCACTACATTGGAAAAAGCTCAAGCTCACATCAATGCAGGTGCTAAAAAAGTAGTTATTTCTGCTCCTTCTGCTGATGCTCCAATGTTCGTAATGGGAGTTAACCACAAATCAGTAAAACCAACTGACAACATCGTTTCTAACGCTTCTTGTACAACAAACTGTTTAGCTCCTATCGCTAAAGTTATCAACGATGCTTTCGGAATTGAAGAGGCTTTGATGACAACGGTTCACGCTACAACAGCTACGCAATTAACTGTTGATGGTCCTTCTAAAAAAGACTGGAGAGGTGGTCGTTCGGCACTTATTAACATCATTCCTTCATCAACAGGAGCTGCTAAAGCGGTAGGAAAAGTTATTCCTGAATTGAACGGAAAATTAACAGGTATGGCGTTCCGCGTTCCAACAGCTGACGTTTCAGTAGTGGATTTAACAGTTCGTACTAAAAAACCAACTTCATTAGCTGAAATTAATGCTGCTATGAAAAAAGCTTCAGAAGGTGAATTAAAAGGAATTTTAGGATATACTGACGAATTAGTTGTTTCTCAAGACTTTGTAGGCTGCAAAAAAACATCTATTTATGATGAAAAAGCAGGTATTGCATTGAGCGACACTTTCTTCAAAGTAGTTTCTTGGTACGATAACGAAGCAGGATACTCTAACAAATTGGTTGATTTGGCAGAGCACGTAGCTTCTTTATAA
- a CDS encoding DinB family protein codes for MVELVTKQEWLDNWQINRRLTRKVIEAFPERELFEFSVGGMRPFSKIVDELIYLGVIALRQFSENEIITFENHDNYAGKTKAEILSNWDKLTEQINTFFTNTSLERFREEFNVFGMFNYPIIHNLDYLLQNEIHHRGQGYVYLRALGIEPPAFYSEF; via the coding sequence ATGGTGGAGTTAGTTACAAAACAAGAATGGTTAGACAATTGGCAAATAAATCGCCGATTAACTCGCAAAGTGATTGAGGCTTTTCCCGAGAGGGAATTGTTTGAATTTTCCGTTGGTGGAATGCGTCCGTTTTCAAAAATAGTTGATGAATTGATCTATCTTGGTGTTATTGCTCTTAGACAATTTTCTGAAAATGAAATAATTACTTTTGAAAATCACGATAATTATGCTGGAAAAACCAAAGCCGAGATTTTGTCAAATTGGGATAAACTTACCGAACAAATTAATACATTTTTTACCAATACTTCTTTGGAGCGTTTTCGTGAAGAGTTTAACGTGTTTGGAATGTTTAACTATCCAATTATTCATAATTTAGATTACCTTTTGCAAAACGAAATTCATCACAGAGGGCAAGGATATGTTTACTTGCGAGCATTGGGTATTGAACCGCCAGCGTTTTATAGTGAATTTTAA
- the pfkA gene encoding 6-phosphofructokinase: MSEKKIKKIAVLTSGGDAPGMNAAIRAVVRTCAYHDVAVLGVYRGYQGMIEEDFVELNARSVRDTINKGGTFLKSARSKDFRTKEGRQKAYENLKKHNVDALVVIGGDGSFTGALLFNEEHNFPVMGIPGTIDNDIYGTSHTLGYDTALNTAVEAIDKIRDTASSHNRMFFIEVMGRDAGFIALNTGIGGGAERILIPEEDTPIEELLQDIEEGHAKGKTSNIIVVAEGDKTGKNIFELKEYVEKKHPEYDIRVAILGHMQRGGAPSCYDRVLASRMGVKAVETLLEGKSNYMVGINNDVIDLTPLEKAIKGGSKLDMELVRVAEIMSI, from the coding sequence ATGTCAGAAAAAAAGATTAAGAAAATAGCAGTTTTAACCTCTGGTGGTGATGCTCCAGGAATGAACGCTGCCATCCGTGCGGTGGTTCGTACGTGTGCGTATCACGATGTTGCCGTTTTGGGGGTGTATCGTGGTTATCAAGGAATGATTGAAGAAGATTTTGTAGAATTGAATGCTCGTAGCGTTCGTGATACCATCAATAAAGGAGGAACTTTCTTGAAATCAGCACGTTCTAAGGATTTCCGAACTAAAGAAGGTCGCCAAAAAGCTTACGAAAATCTTAAAAAACACAATGTAGATGCCTTAGTTGTTATCGGTGGAGATGGTTCATTTACAGGGGCTTTGCTTTTCAATGAAGAGCATAATTTTCCAGTGATGGGAATTCCTGGAACTATTGATAATGATATTTATGGAACAAGCCATACCTTGGGTTACGATACTGCACTTAATACAGCGGTAGAAGCTATTGACAAAATCCGCGACACAGCAAGCTCTCACAACCGAATGTTTTTCATTGAGGTTATGGGGCGTGACGCTGGGTTTATCGCACTAAATACGGGTATTGGTGGCGGAGCAGAGCGTATCCTTATTCCAGAGGAAGACACGCCTATCGAAGAACTTTTGCAAGATATTGAGGAAGGTCACGCCAAAGGAAAAACTTCTAACATCATCGTGGTTGCTGAAGGAGATAAAACGGGTAAAAATATTTTTGAATTAAAAGAATATGTTGAGAAAAAACACCCAGAGTACGACATTCGTGTAGCCATTTTAGGGCATATGCAACGTGGTGGAGCTCCTTCTTGTTATGACCGTGTTCTTGCCAGTCGTATGGGAGTGAAAGCGGTAGAAACGCTTTTGGAAGGAAAATCGAACTATATGGTAGGAATCAACAATGATGTAATTGATTTAACTCCACTTGAAAAAGCTATCAAGGGCGGAAGTAAGTTGGATATGGAACTTGTTCGTGTAGCAGAGATTATGAGTATTTAA
- a CDS encoding MFS transporter, with translation MSTKKQNFATALAFIGLMFFSIGFAFGINSYLIPVLKGTLDISSAGSYMLLAAAFIPFLIFGYPASMLIKKIGYKKTMAFSFLLFAIAFGIFANASNFYTFLLASFVSGTANTFLQASVNPYTTILGPIESAAKRISIMGICNKLAWPVAPLFLAFVIGKELDNVAPADLQMPFYIIVGVFLLLGVISLMAPLPEVKAEGEEEQVDTPEVLYIQKQSAFDFPYLLLGVLALFFYVGVETISLATIVDYAKVLGVDNHIISIFGFEVSFGRLAAFIPSIGLIIGYICGALFIPKYISQSTALKICSLIAIFGTIAVGLAPAEYSIYFISFMALGCSLMWPAIWPLAMEGLGKFTKTGASLLTMAIAGGAVLPLIFGWLKDSYGMQNAYWICFPCFLFILYYGMAGHKVGKKQ, from the coding sequence ATGAGTACAAAAAAACAAAATTTCGCCACTGCGTTGGCATTTATTGGGTTGATGTTTTTCTCCATTGGGTTTGCTTTTGGGATTAACTCGTATCTGATTCCTGTTTTGAAAGGAACTTTGGATATTTCATCAGCAGGGAGTTATATGCTTTTAGCAGCTGCTTTTATTCCATTTTTAATTTTTGGATACCCAGCTTCGATGTTGATAAAAAAAATTGGGTATAAAAAAACAATGGCTTTTTCATTTTTACTCTTTGCCATTGCTTTTGGAATTTTTGCTAATGCATCGAACTTTTATACTTTTTTATTGGCATCTTTTGTAAGTGGGACGGCTAATACATTTTTACAAGCTTCGGTAAACCCTTATACTACGATTTTAGGTCCGATTGAAAGTGCTGCAAAACGTATCAGTATAATGGGGATTTGTAACAAATTGGCTTGGCCTGTGGCTCCTTTGTTTTTAGCCTTTGTTATCGGTAAAGAGCTTGACAATGTAGCTCCTGCCGACTTGCAAATGCCTTTTTACATCATTGTTGGGGTATTTTTACTTTTAGGAGTGATTTCGCTTATGGCTCCGCTTCCTGAGGTAAAAGCCGAAGGTGAAGAAGAGCAAGTAGATACACCTGAAGTGCTTTATATCCAAAAACAATCTGCATTTGATTTTCCATATTTGCTTTTAGGAGTTTTAGCTTTATTCTTCTATGTGGGAGTTGAAACCATTTCGTTGGCAACTATTGTAGATTATGCCAAAGTTTTGGGGGTTGATAATCATATAATTTCGATTTTTGGTTTTGAAGTAAGTTTTGGCAGACTAGCAGCTTTCATTCCTTCTATTGGGTTGATTATTGGTTATATCTGTGGAGCTTTGTTCATTCCGAAATACATTTCACAATCTACGGCTCTTAAAATTTGCTCTTTAATTGCTATTTTTGGAACCATTGCAGTTGGACTTGCTCCGGCTGAGTATTCAATCTACTTCATTTCATTTATGGCTTTGGGGTGCTCGTTAATGTGGCCTGCCATCTGGCCTTTGGCTATGGAAGGATTAGGAAAATTCACCAAAACGGGAGCTTCTCTTTTAACGATGGCGATTGCCGGAGGGGCTGTACTTCCGCTTATTTTCGGATGGTTAAAAGATAGTTACGGAATGCAAAACGCTTATTGGATTTGTTTCCCTTGTTTCCTATTTATTTTATATTACGGTATGGCAGGACACAAAGTAGGCAAGAAGCAATAG